A region of Flavobacterium indicum GPTSA100-9 = DSM 17447 DNA encodes the following proteins:
- a CDS encoding TlpA family protein disulfide reductase, protein MSKFIFANETIVIQGLFLNNSKYTSVSLEKFDIGSHIVATSKIHDGSFVIELPIKIEPGIYRLKYSQVEANSFFDIIINGTEKKITFTFDFNSSNPSPLFESNTENAIYYNFLMNESEKVKALLIQQFFLQNYPSVKDDIFNRVKKNYFEDINKIRSERSFFIKKNKNLPWACALIKNKPINFSDNFRNDQRIIDFENHEKYWEKIEVSNESLLNTPIFVDHILIYLQYYLNSNLGLDSNEVEIGLKKSIDSIMIQFSSTNKIQEFAIRYLIDGFNEIGYVNIVDYIYEKYANLILKFNIQRQSEAKVLEKNTSKKLEIGSVSPNIEWKSNDNQSISNLHQIKAKEILLIFWSSDCPHCEEAMRKADEWAKIAKNKVVVAIGIENNKDQYLDKIKSYKNIWHYSDFKGFESSLLRNFKVEATPTFFVIDENKRIVNVLNTFPF, encoded by the coding sequence ATGAGCAAATTTATTTTTGCTAACGAGACAATTGTTATTCAAGGACTTTTTTTGAATAATTCCAAATATACATCGGTTTCTTTGGAAAAATTTGATATTGGAAGTCATATAGTTGCCACTTCAAAGATACATGATGGTTCTTTTGTTATTGAATTGCCTATAAAAATAGAACCTGGTATTTATCGTTTAAAGTACAGTCAGGTTGAAGCGAATAGTTTTTTTGATATCATCATAAATGGTACTGAAAAGAAAATAACATTTACTTTCGATTTTAATTCTTCTAATCCTTCACCATTATTTGAATCAAACACAGAAAATGCGATTTATTATAATTTTTTAATGAATGAATCAGAAAAAGTAAAAGCGCTTTTGATTCAACAGTTTTTTTTACAAAATTATCCAAGTGTAAAAGATGATATTTTTAATAGAGTTAAAAAGAATTATTTTGAAGATATCAATAAAATAAGATCAGAAAGAAGTTTTTTTATAAAAAAAAATAAAAATTTACCTTGGGCTTGTGCATTGATAAAAAACAAACCAATTAATTTTTCTGATAATTTTAGAAACGATCAAAGAATTATTGATTTTGAAAATCATGAAAAATATTGGGAAAAAATTGAGGTAAGTAATGAAAGCCTATTAAACACACCTATATTTGTTGATCATATACTTATTTATTTACAGTATTACCTAAATTCAAATCTAGGATTAGATAGCAATGAAGTCGAAATAGGTTTAAAGAAAAGCATTGATTCAATAATGATTCAATTTTCATCAACGAATAAAATACAAGAGTTTGCTATTCGTTATTTAATAGACGGTTTTAATGAAATTGGTTATGTCAATATTGTAGATTATATTTATGAAAAGTATGCCAATCTTATATTAAAATTTAATATTCAAAGACAATCTGAAGCAAAAGTTCTTGAAAAAAATACTAGTAAAAAATTAGAAATTGGTTCTGTTAGTCCAAATATAGAATGGAAATCAAATGACAATCAATCGATATCTAATTTACACCAAATTAAAGCGAAAGAAATTCTATTAATCTTTTGGTCTAGCGATTGTCCTCATTGTGAAGAAGCAATGAGAAAAGCTGACGAATGGGCGAAAATTGCTAAAAATAAAGTGGTAGTTGCTATTGGAATTGAAAACAATAAGGACCAATATCTTGATAAAATTAAATCATATAAAAATATTTGGCATTATTCTGATTTTAAAGGATTTGAAAGTTCTTTGTTGCGTAATTTTAAGGTAGAAGCAACGCCAACATTTTTTGTAATTGATGAAAATAAACGTATTGTAAATGTTTTAAATACCTTTCCTTTTTAA
- a CDS encoding FISUMP domain-containing protein encodes MSRFIIFIFIFFFQSIKSQVVLEALEGGELNTCFSPTTIISKTPCSAVVGATLNDDLTTPMGIEYDWTGATGFIDGGTVRAIVDINGQCWFRRNAINVPSNYPSPVLPSGADLDIGWSGFYGNTYVADRGRLYQWKAVMNYILPLWTGTWTINDYLAIERGRGICPVGWHVPSDCEWQYLEDFVQVPSQYLDKFMSWNTRTFPSATNTGSGTFLSAQIPTAPNNQTGFSVLIFGYRDRSNMWGSNQISGFWTSTLSLYNTVHNLSGFVNRELLNFYVGIQRSNMSPANAYSLRCLKD; translated from the coding sequence ATGAGTAGATTTATTATATTTATTTTTATATTTTTTTTTCAAAGTATTAAATCACAAGTTGTGCTTGAAGCTTTGGAGGGGGGTGAGCTCAATACTTGTTTTTCTCCAACTACAATTATATCGAAAACTCCGTGTAGCGCTGTCGTAGGTGCAACGTTAAACGACGATTTAACTACTCCAATGGGCATTGAATACGATTGGACAGGAGCAACGGGTTTTATAGATGGTGGTACAGTAAGAGCTATTGTTGATATTAATGGGCAATGTTGGTTTAGAAGAAATGCGATAAATGTTCCTTCAAATTATCCATCACCAGTACTACCATCAGGAGCTGATTTAGATATTGGTTGGAGTGGTTTTTATGGAAACACATATGTTGCAGATAGAGGAAGATTATATCAATGGAAAGCGGTAATGAATTATATATTGCCTTTATGGACTGGAACATGGACTATTAATGATTACCTTGCTATAGAGAGAGGAAGAGGTATTTGCCCTGTAGGTTGGCATGTTCCTAGTGATTGTGAGTGGCAATACTTAGAAGATTTTGTACAAGTTCCTTCTCAATATTTAGATAAGTTTATGTCTTGGAATACAAGAACATTTCCCTCAGCAACAAATACAGGTTCTGGTACTTTTTTAAGCGCGCAAATTCCAACTGCTCCTAATAATCAAACGGGTTTTTCAGTTTTAATATTTGGTTATCGTGATAGATCTAATATGTGGGGTAGTAATCAAATATCAGGCTTTTGGACTTCAACCTTATCCTTATATAATACTGTTCATAATCTTTCTGGTTTTGTAAATAGAGAATTATTAAATTTTTATGTTGGAATACAAAGAAGTAATATGTCTCCTGCAAATGCCTATTCATTAAGATGTTTAAAAGATTAG
- a CDS encoding fibrobacter succinogenes major paralogous domain-containing protein: MKSKIQIILLLLCINISFSQVVLEALEGGVINTCFSPTTIISKTPCNAIAGATINDDLTTPMGIEYNWTGATGFVDGGTVRALVDINGQCWFRRNAINVPSNYPAPSTTIAPGGDQGWSGFYNFTYTAGHGRLYQWKAAMNLVLFADNWGGVDFSTIERSRGICPVGWHVPSDCEWQYMEEYLQVPSQYLDQDMFWNTRTFPSTTNTGSGSFISAGLPTAPNNNQTGFSALLTGHKDINFDNSFSGITRYASFWTSSAKNLVLGHHMSTFYRRQLFWFYVGIERAGANPGAAFSVRCLKD; encoded by the coding sequence ATGAAATCAAAAATTCAAATAATTTTATTGCTTTTGTGTATCAATATAAGTTTCTCACAAGTTGTATTAGAAGCTTTAGAAGGAGGAGTAATTAATACTTGTTTTTCACCCACAACTATAATATCAAAAACACCTTGCAATGCTATTGCAGGAGCTACAATAAATGACGATTTAACAACCCCTATGGGAATAGAATATAATTGGACTGGAGCAACTGGTTTTGTTGATGGAGGAACGGTAAGAGCATTAGTAGATATCAATGGGCAATGCTGGTTTAGAAGAAATGCAATTAATGTTCCTTCTAATTATCCTGCCCCTTCTACAACAATTGCGCCTGGTGGTGATCAAGGATGGAGTGGTTTTTATAATTTCACCTATACAGCTGGTCATGGTAGATTATATCAATGGAAAGCTGCCATGAATTTAGTTTTGTTTGCAGATAATTGGGGAGGTGTCGATTTTTCAACTATCGAGCGTTCTAGAGGAATTTGTCCTGTGGGTTGGCATGTGCCAAGTGATTGTGAATGGCAATATATGGAAGAATACCTCCAAGTTCCTTCTCAATATTTGGATCAAGATATGTTTTGGAATACAAGAACTTTTCCATCAACAACAAATACAGGTTCAGGATCTTTTATTAGTGCAGGATTACCAACCGCTCCAAATAATAATCAAACGGGTTTTTCAGCTTTATTAACGGGTCATAAAGATATAAATTTTGATAATTCATTTTCAGGGATAACTCGCTATGCCTCTTTTTGGACATCATCGGCGAAAAACCTAGTTTTAGGTCATCACATGTCAACTTTTTATAGAAGACAGCTTTTTTGGTTTTATGTAGGAATAGAAAGAGCAGGAGCTAATCCAGGTGCGGCGTTCTCAGTTAGATGTTTAAAAGATTAA
- a CDS encoding fibrobacter succinogenes major paralogous domain-containing protein → MKLKFVFLFLFIATVCNSQVILNALEGELWNNPMCSNKNISKTPCSQVVGAVLNDNASTPLGKEYDWNGAGGFIDGGTNQALIEIGNQCWFKRNAINLPSNFDPSPIWNYDPADIDVGWSGFYQGGPYTNEGRLYQWSAAMNGATYERAQGVCPIGWHVPSDCEWQYLENTLGMSIADQQFEGLSLIGRQTGSVGSKLSLYVTSGTNSTGFSGLLTGFNTTEDTFQNRGATGDFWTSTRDTSLMPMPGLAHYARNLYYGNIGIRRYRFNAKYALAVRCLKD, encoded by the coding sequence ATGAAACTTAAATTTGTTTTTTTGTTTCTTTTTATTGCAACGGTCTGCAATTCCCAAGTTATATTGAATGCACTTGAAGGAGAATTATGGAATAATCCTATGTGCTCCAATAAAAATATTTCTAAAACACCTTGTTCGCAAGTGGTTGGTGCTGTTCTCAATGATAATGCCTCAACGCCTTTAGGGAAAGAATATGATTGGAATGGTGCTGGTGGTTTTATTGATGGAGGAACAAATCAAGCATTAATAGAAATAGGAAACCAATGTTGGTTTAAAAGAAATGCAATTAATTTGCCTTCTAACTTTGATCCGTCACCAATTTGGAATTATGACCCTGCGGATATAGATGTGGGCTGGAGTGGTTTTTATCAAGGTGGTCCTTATACTAATGAAGGAAGATTATACCAATGGAGTGCAGCAATGAATGGTGCCACATATGAAAGAGCTCAAGGAGTGTGTCCTATTGGATGGCATGTTCCAAGTGATTGTGAATGGCAATATTTAGAAAATACACTAGGAATGAGTATTGCCGACCAACAATTTGAAGGTTTGAGTTTGATTGGAAGACAAACGGGTAGTGTAGGTTCAAAATTATCATTATATGTTACTTCAGGAACTAATTCAACAGGTTTTTCAGGATTATTAACTGGTTTCAATACTACAGAAGATACCTTTCAAAATAGAGGTGCAACCGGAGATTTTTGGACTTCTACAAGAGATACCTCTCTAATGCCGATGCCAGGTTTAGCTCACTATGCAAGAAATTTGTATTATGGTAATATAGGAATTAGGAGATATAGATTTAATGCCAAATATGCTTTGGCAGTTCGATGTTTAAAAGATTAG
- a CDS encoding beta strand repeat-containing protein, whose translation MRLKLLFTFMVFNTIVAFAQVGIGTTTPNGALDVNSSTQGFLLPRVSLTASNVALPIVNPAGGALINGTMVYNTATSGVFPNNVLPGYYYWNGSNWIRLNADSSWLIQGNSGTNATTNFLGTLDNVDLVFRRNNLISGRLSATNTSFGVEALSNVTTTAQRTVAIGVNALKNLSSGNDNIGIGFGALETNTTGIQNVALGTAGLSLNTTGSYNTAIGYNALTRNATGILNTAIGNSSLFNNLGGNNNVGVGYSALQRNFSGSYNVALGTNAVFNNQTGSNNVGIGESALERNISGNNNVAIGSSSLFNNQGSSNNTSVGHESQLNNLTGQNNTSLGYQTLFSNNAGSSNVSIGNQSLYSNTSGSRNIAIGENSGTNITSGNNNTFLGHNTGTTISTGSNNTIIGSNVSLPAATSNNIVLADGAGNRRINVDQNGNVGIAITAPTAQLHTNGTVRHENLGGTGTRMVVADASGNLSTQAIPSGASVASVRTVTANTTLLVTDNGGFVYVDSTSNLTVTVPSTLPIGFNCVVVRKNTGNVTMVAGAGNTLQTARGLNARARFSAMGVIKDTASTTTITGDGI comes from the coding sequence ATGAGATTAAAATTACTTTTTACGTTTATGGTTTTTAATACCATAGTTGCCTTTGCTCAAGTAGGAATAGGCACTACAACACCAAATGGAGCGTTAGATGTTAATTCTTCAACACAAGGCTTTTTATTGCCAAGAGTGTCCTTAACGGCATCTAATGTAGCTTTGCCTATAGTTAATCCTGCAGGAGGTGCATTAATTAATGGCACTATGGTATACAATACTGCCACTTCAGGTGTGTTTCCCAATAATGTTCTGCCAGGATATTACTATTGGAACGGGTCAAATTGGATTCGATTGAATGCCGATTCTAGTTGGTTAATTCAAGGTAATAGTGGAACTAATGCAACTACCAATTTTTTAGGAACACTAGATAATGTAGATTTAGTTTTTAGAAGAAATAATTTAATTTCTGGTAGATTGTCTGCTACGAATACCTCATTTGGGGTAGAAGCCCTGTCAAATGTTACCACAACGGCCCAAAGAACAGTTGCTATTGGTGTTAATGCATTGAAGAATTTGTCTTCTGGAAACGATAATATAGGAATTGGATTTGGGGCTTTAGAGACGAATACTACGGGAATACAAAATGTAGCATTGGGTACAGCCGGTTTAAGTTTAAACACAACGGGAAGTTATAATACTGCTATTGGATACAATGCCTTAACTAGAAACGCAACGGGTATATTGAACACGGCAATAGGAAACTCAAGTTTGTTTAATAATTTGGGAGGGAATAACAATGTAGGCGTTGGATATTCAGCGCTCCAAAGAAACTTCTCTGGATCTTATAATGTTGCTTTAGGTACTAATGCTGTTTTTAATAATCAAACCGGTAGTAATAATGTGGGGATAGGAGAATCGGCTTTAGAACGAAACATAAGCGGGAATAATAATGTTGCAATAGGTTCATCGAGTCTGTTTAATAATCAAGGCTCTTCTAATAACACAAGCGTCGGACATGAGTCGCAATTAAATAATTTAACGGGTCAAAATAATACCTCTTTAGGTTACCAAACCTTGTTTTCAAATAATGCTGGAAGTAGCAATGTTTCAATAGGAAATCAATCTTTATATTCTAACACTTCAGGATCAAGAAATATTGCTATCGGAGAAAATTCTGGAACCAATATAACTTCAGGTAATAATAATACATTTTTAGGACATAATACAGGTACTACTATTAGTACAGGTTCAAATAATACAATTATTGGTTCTAATGTAAGTTTACCGGCGGCAACATCTAATAATATTGTATTAGCTGATGGAGCTGGTAATAGAAGAATAAATGTAGATCAAAACGGTAATGTGGGAATAGCAATAACCGCACCAACTGCACAATTACATACTAATGGAACAGTTAGACATGAGAATTTAGGAGGAACTGGAACTCGAATGGTGGTTGCAGATGCATCTGGAAACTTAAGTACTCAAGCGATACCTTCAGGGGCCTCAGTTGCTTCTGTCAGAACAGTAACCGCAAATACAACTTTATTAGTAACAGATAATGGAGGTTTTGTATATGTAGATTCAACTTCAAATTTAACCGTAACAGTACCATCAACATTACCAATAGGATTTAATTGTGTAGTGGTAAGAAAAAATACAGGAAATGTAACTATGGTTGCAGGTGCTGGAAATACATTACAAACAGCAAGAGGATTAAATGCTAGAGCTCGATTTTCGGCTATGGGTGTTATAAAAGATACGGCTTCTACTACAACAATTACAGGAGATGGAATTTAA